In Erigeron canadensis isolate Cc75 chromosome 1, C_canadensis_v1, whole genome shotgun sequence, a single window of DNA contains:
- the LOC122585475 gene encoding TVP38/TMEM64 family membrane protein slr0305 → MTYEDNDGVTVLKISIEDPKNDDYLILDGGGGGGCSVPSSSSAASGSVGGGGIWCWIWWWLKLILVLLFLAVLGVCFFLWIGPFLMNKEVIPILNWETETFSKPVLAILIFTSVALFPTIFIPSTPSMWVAGMSFGYGFGFLLIIGGVIIGTSLPYFIGSLFYHKIQGWLERYPKKASILKLAGEGSWFNQFRAVALLRISPFPYIVYNYCAVATDVRFSPYLLGTLLGMVPEIFVAIYTGIMIRTLADASNDHQSLSAPQIICTVFGFLLTIATTVVVTVYAKRRLSELQTDEEQLLLQ, encoded by the exons ATGACTTATGAAGACAATGATGGAGTTACAGTATTAAAGATTTCAATTGAAGACCCCAAGAATGATGATTATCTGATTTtggacggtggtggtggtggtgggtgttCAGTTCCCTCGTCGTCGTCGGCGGCGAGTGGTAGTGTCGGCGGCGGCGGTATATGGTGTTGGATATGGTGGTGGTTAAAGCTTATTCTTGTGTTACTGTTTTTGGCTGTTTTGggtgtttgttttttcttatgGATTGGCCCCTTTTTAATGAATAAG GAGGTTATCCCTATTTTAAATTGGGAAACAGAAACTTTCAGCAAGCCGGTCTTGGCAATTCTAATATTCACTTCAGTGGCATTATTCCCCACTATATTCATACCATCTACTCCTTCAATGTGGGTGGCCGGAATGAGCTTTGGTTATGGTTTCGGGTTTCTTTTGATTATTGGTGGAGTCATTATTGGCACCTCGCTTCCTTATTTTATCGGCTCCCTTTTTTACCACAAAATTCAA GGGTGGTTAGAAAGGTATCCGAAGAAAGCTTCTATTTTGAAGTTGGCTGGTGAAGGAAGCTGGTTTAATCAATTTAGAGCTGTCGCATTATTGAGGATTTCACCCTTCCCGTACATTGTTTACAATTACTGTGCTGTGGCAACTGATGTTAGGTTCAGTCCCTATTTACTGGGAACACTGTTGGGAATGGTACCCGAGATTTTCGTTGCAATTTACAC GGGTATAATGATCAGAACATTGGCAGACGCTTCAAATGACCATCAGTCACTTTCAGCCCCTCAGATCATTTGTACTGTTTTCGGGTTTCTTCTAACTATTGCGACCACCGTCGTGGTCACGGTTTATGCTAAAAGAAGATTGAGCGAGTTGCAAACTGATGAAGAGCAGCTACTGCTGCAGTAA